The genomic DNA ATTTTATTTCCAGTTATTTTTATTACTGGTGCTATTGGATTTCCTGATGGTGTTCCTCTTCCTGTACTAAATACCACTATTTGTGCTCCTCCTGCTACCATACCAGCAACAGATGAAGCATCATTTCCAGGGGTATCCATTATAACAAGGCCTTTCTTATCAATTTGTTTGGCATAATCATATACTTCACTTATTTGTCTATGACCACCTTTATGTATACAACCAAGTGATTTTTCTTCTAAACTTGTTAAACCACCAGCTATATTTCCAGGAGATGGATTACCTTCTCTAACTTCTTCTCCAACCAATTTTAATGAATTTTCATATCTATGTACTATATGTAATATTTTTTCTTTTACTTCTTCATTTACTGCTCTCCTAGCTAGTATATGCTCTGCACCTATAAATTCAGTAGTTTCACTTAAAATTGATGTTGCTCCTAAATCGACAAGTTTATCACTTAATTCACCTATTAATGGATTTGCTGCTAATCCACTTGTTGGGTCAGACCCACCACATTCAGTTCCTAGTATAAGTTCAGATATTGGAAATTCTTCTTTTCTAAGCAAAGAAGCTTCTTGTGCCATTTCTCTAGCATAACGAACAGCTTTTTCTATAGTTTTTAAAGTTCCATGTTCTTCTTGTATTACAAGAGTTTTTATTGGCTTATTTGTTCTCTCTTTTATTGCATCAACTACCAAATCATTTTGGCAATTTTCGCATCCCAAAGATACAACTATTACACCATATACATTTGGATTTGCTGCATAACCAGCCATAACATCCATAGTTAATTGTTGGTCTGAATGTACTTGTGAACATCCATTCTGATTATTAAAGGTAACTGCCCCTTGAACTTGTGATGCTATTATTCTAGTTGTATCTGATGCACACACACTCGTAGGCAAGATTAATATGTGGTTTCTTATACCAACTCTTCCATCTGGTCTTTTATATCCATAAAATTTCATACTGATTTCCTCCTAAAATAGTCTATATACTTTTTATAATTTTTATATATTATAATTTTTATTACACTCACTAATCAAACAGCTAAAAACCTATTTAAAAACTATTTGACACTAAAAGCAATGAATACAACTTTTATAACTCTATAAATATTATTTTATATATTAGTCATAACTTGTTTATCCAAATCCTCTCTAACACTTCTAACATTATGAATAT from Clostridioides difficile ATCC 9689 = DSM 1296 includes the following:
- a CDS encoding UxaA family hydrolase, translated to MKFYGYKRPDGRVGIRNHILILPTSVCASDTTRIIASQVQGAVTFNNQNGCSQVHSDQQLTMDVMAGYAANPNVYGVIVVSLGCENCQNDLVVDAIKERTNKPIKTLVIQEEHGTLKTIEKAVRYAREMAQEASLLRKEEFPISELILGTECGGSDPTSGLAANPLIGELSDKLVDLGATSILSETTEFIGAEHILARRAVNEEVKEKILHIVHRYENSLKLVGEEVREGNPSPGNIAGGLTSLEEKSLGCIHKGGHRQISEVYDYAKQIDKKGLVIMDTPGNDASSVAGMVAGGAQIVVFSTGRGTPSGNPIAPVIKITGNKITFANMEDNMDFDASPVIYGPQTMEELTDDLLNMVVDVANGKQSKAESLGYTEMAIARVCNYV